The following coding sequences are from one Aethina tumida isolate Nest 87 chromosome 2, icAetTumi1.1, whole genome shotgun sequence window:
- the LOC109599408 gene encoding ubiquitin carboxyl-terminal hydrolase 35 isoform X1: MLFSNNGMAVKQKISECVEQSGERRLQNILRVLQDLRARDVAPQDKSWTSIVPILGTIQVPSNPQEYTRFICEIHSVREILTKECSKEEVVFFTLKSFYDEISKQERQLSPAMSIVLQLLNPASIPNAVRYILDTGYPDQNLERALLTLCTWLTKWTWTDNLGPLVLAFMQGLEAEHHYDILVEVTVATIDQLFKLLILPDARVGVEPVVMYMLSRIQHSPEAFHRVIPHIPCVLQMLSKEKSESSLNCLQNIVGLCLALMDHFPNYPSMYEPLKLEFRPYCPKANYKSLLECRSWIDVSGSTILRPIQCKVGLNNLGNTCYMNSVLQALFMTKTFRNELLLYHQEATLLTMMQALFALLQHSKRSSLSPTDILNLSRPPGFVPGHQHDSSEFLGYLLDTLHEQEKNIASGDAGDVEMSCLMSTIVQQSFGGRSVTVSKCDECSTKSEREDNFRELQLSFPGNCENQSVQTLLNYYFQTEKLSGDNQYYCDICGGLTDGERVTKILEHPQRLILTLKHFKYDPVSQQRTKLLQKVELDEFIQLETVQYKLYAAVIHFGSSVDSGHYYTFARDSDDWYKFNDCSVVKTSAEDLCRLRQLETPYILFYCRQDCPDPENLPRTLLSNRLQLVLSKDLSEYEIERKKPLKSYNTKQNSNDEPPPPGCGGGGFNSNNSNMFVC, from the exons ATGttgttttcaaataat GGCATGGCGGTGAAACAGAAGATTTCGGAGTGCGTGGAGCAGTCGGGAGAGAGACGTCTTCAAAACATCTTGCGAGTTCTTCAGGACTTGCGGGCTCGGGATGTTGCTCCGCAAGATAAGTCTTGGACGAGTATTGTTCCCATACTGGGCACCATCCAGGTTCCCAGCAATCCACAAGAATACACCCGCTTTATTT GTGAAATCCATAGTGTTCGAGAGATCCTAACAAAAGAGTGTTCCAAGGAGGAAGTGGTTTTTTTCACGCTCAAATCGTTTTACGATGAAATTTCCAAGCAAGAGAGGCAACTGTCGCCGGCAATGTCCATTGTCTTGCAATTGCTCAATCCGGCTAGCATACCGAATGCAGTACGGTACATTTTGGACACGGGTTATCCAGACCAAAATTTGGAACGTGCATTGCTCACGTTGTGCACGTGGCTAACAAAATGGACGTGGACCGATAATTTGGGGCCGCTTGTCCTTGCTTTTATGCAAG gtCTGGAAGCTGAACACCACTACGATATTCTAGTGGAAGTCACGGTGGCTACTATCGACCAACTGTTCAAATTACTTATTCTTCCCGACGCCCGAGTCGGCGTGGAACCTGTCGTCATGTATATGTTGAGCAGAATACAACACAGTCCTGAG gCCTTCCATAGGGTGATACCTCACATTCCATGCGTCCTACAAATGTTGAGTAAGGAGAAGAGCGAATCGAGTCTGAACTGTTTACAGAACATTGTCGGTTTGTGTCTGGCGTTGATGGACCATTTTCCCAATTACCCAAGTATGTATGAACCGCTTAAATTAGAATTCCGGCCGTACTGTCCCAAAGCAAATTACAAGAGCCTATTGGAATGTCGCTCGTGGATCGACGTGAGTGGTTCCACAATTCTGCGACCCATTCAATGTAAAGTTG GCTTGAACAATTTGGGCAACACCTGCTATATGAACAGTGTACTACAGGCGTTGTTCATGACGAAAACTTTCAGGAATGAACTATTACTGTACCATCAAGAAGCCACACTATTGACTATGATGCAAGCGTTGTTTGCATTACTGCAACACTCTAAAAGATCTTCCTTGAGTCCTactgatattctaaatttgtcTAGGCCACCCGGTTTTGTTCCAGGTCATCAGCATGATAGTTCTGAGTTTTTGGGATACTTGTTGGACACTTTGCATGAACAAGAGAAGAACATTGCTAGTGGAGATGCCGGAG ATGTTGAAATGTCTTGCTTGATGTCTACCATAGTACAACAGTCGTTTGGAGGCCGATCAGTCACAGTGTCCAAGTGCGACGAGTGTTCAACCAAAAGTGAACGTGAAGACAATTTCAGGGAGTTGCAGTTGTCCTTTCCGGGCAACTGTGAGAATCAATCGGTCCAAACGCTGCTGAATTACTACTTCCAAACGGAAAAGTTGTCGGGCGACAATCAATACTACTGTGATATTTGCGGGGGATTGACTGACGGCGAACGCGTCACGAAGATACTGGAACATCCCCAGAGACTTATACTGACATTAAAACACTTCAAATACGATCCGGTGTCGCAACAACGCACCAAACTGTTGCAGAAAGTCGAACTGGATGAATTCATACAATTGGAAACTGTCCAGTACAAATTGTACGCCGCGGTTATACATTTCGGGTCCAGTGTGGACTCCGGACATTATTACACATTCGCCAGAGACAGTGATGACTGGTACAAGTTTAACGATTGTTCAGTAGTGAAAACGAGTGCGGAGGATTTGTGCCGTCTGAGACAGCTGGAAACACCGTACATTTTATTCTACTGCCGGCAAGACTGCCCCGATCCTGAAAATTTGCCGCGTACATTGCTTTCAAATCGGTTACAGTTGGTTTTGTCTAAGGACCTTTCCGAGTACGAGATCGAACGAAAAAAGCCACTGAAGTCGTACAATACCAAACAAAATAGCAACGACGAACCGCCACCGCCCGGATGTGGGGGAGGTGGATTCAACAGTAACAATAGTAATATGTTTGTATGCtaa
- the LOC109599408 gene encoding ubiquitin carboxyl-terminal hydrolase 35 isoform X2 → MAVKQKISECVEQSGERRLQNILRVLQDLRARDVAPQDKSWTSIVPILGTIQVPSNPQEYTRFICEIHSVREILTKECSKEEVVFFTLKSFYDEISKQERQLSPAMSIVLQLLNPASIPNAVRYILDTGYPDQNLERALLTLCTWLTKWTWTDNLGPLVLAFMQGLEAEHHYDILVEVTVATIDQLFKLLILPDARVGVEPVVMYMLSRIQHSPEAFHRVIPHIPCVLQMLSKEKSESSLNCLQNIVGLCLALMDHFPNYPSMYEPLKLEFRPYCPKANYKSLLECRSWIDVSGSTILRPIQCKVGLNNLGNTCYMNSVLQALFMTKTFRNELLLYHQEATLLTMMQALFALLQHSKRSSLSPTDILNLSRPPGFVPGHQHDSSEFLGYLLDTLHEQEKNIASGDAGDVEMSCLMSTIVQQSFGGRSVTVSKCDECSTKSEREDNFRELQLSFPGNCENQSVQTLLNYYFQTEKLSGDNQYYCDICGGLTDGERVTKILEHPQRLILTLKHFKYDPVSQQRTKLLQKVELDEFIQLETVQYKLYAAVIHFGSSVDSGHYYTFARDSDDWYKFNDCSVVKTSAEDLCRLRQLETPYILFYCRQDCPDPENLPRTLLSNRLQLVLSKDLSEYEIERKKPLKSYNTKQNSNDEPPPPGCGGGGFNSNNSNMFVC, encoded by the exons ATGGCGGTGAAACAGAAGATTTCGGAGTGCGTGGAGCAGTCGGGAGAGAGACGTCTTCAAAACATCTTGCGAGTTCTTCAGGACTTGCGGGCTCGGGATGTTGCTCCGCAAGATAAGTCTTGGACGAGTATTGTTCCCATACTGGGCACCATCCAGGTTCCCAGCAATCCACAAGAATACACCCGCTTTATTT GTGAAATCCATAGTGTTCGAGAGATCCTAACAAAAGAGTGTTCCAAGGAGGAAGTGGTTTTTTTCACGCTCAAATCGTTTTACGATGAAATTTCCAAGCAAGAGAGGCAACTGTCGCCGGCAATGTCCATTGTCTTGCAATTGCTCAATCCGGCTAGCATACCGAATGCAGTACGGTACATTTTGGACACGGGTTATCCAGACCAAAATTTGGAACGTGCATTGCTCACGTTGTGCACGTGGCTAACAAAATGGACGTGGACCGATAATTTGGGGCCGCTTGTCCTTGCTTTTATGCAAG gtCTGGAAGCTGAACACCACTACGATATTCTAGTGGAAGTCACGGTGGCTACTATCGACCAACTGTTCAAATTACTTATTCTTCCCGACGCCCGAGTCGGCGTGGAACCTGTCGTCATGTATATGTTGAGCAGAATACAACACAGTCCTGAG gCCTTCCATAGGGTGATACCTCACATTCCATGCGTCCTACAAATGTTGAGTAAGGAGAAGAGCGAATCGAGTCTGAACTGTTTACAGAACATTGTCGGTTTGTGTCTGGCGTTGATGGACCATTTTCCCAATTACCCAAGTATGTATGAACCGCTTAAATTAGAATTCCGGCCGTACTGTCCCAAAGCAAATTACAAGAGCCTATTGGAATGTCGCTCGTGGATCGACGTGAGTGGTTCCACAATTCTGCGACCCATTCAATGTAAAGTTG GCTTGAACAATTTGGGCAACACCTGCTATATGAACAGTGTACTACAGGCGTTGTTCATGACGAAAACTTTCAGGAATGAACTATTACTGTACCATCAAGAAGCCACACTATTGACTATGATGCAAGCGTTGTTTGCATTACTGCAACACTCTAAAAGATCTTCCTTGAGTCCTactgatattctaaatttgtcTAGGCCACCCGGTTTTGTTCCAGGTCATCAGCATGATAGTTCTGAGTTTTTGGGATACTTGTTGGACACTTTGCATGAACAAGAGAAGAACATTGCTAGTGGAGATGCCGGAG ATGTTGAAATGTCTTGCTTGATGTCTACCATAGTACAACAGTCGTTTGGAGGCCGATCAGTCACAGTGTCCAAGTGCGACGAGTGTTCAACCAAAAGTGAACGTGAAGACAATTTCAGGGAGTTGCAGTTGTCCTTTCCGGGCAACTGTGAGAATCAATCGGTCCAAACGCTGCTGAATTACTACTTCCAAACGGAAAAGTTGTCGGGCGACAATCAATACTACTGTGATATTTGCGGGGGATTGACTGACGGCGAACGCGTCACGAAGATACTGGAACATCCCCAGAGACTTATACTGACATTAAAACACTTCAAATACGATCCGGTGTCGCAACAACGCACCAAACTGTTGCAGAAAGTCGAACTGGATGAATTCATACAATTGGAAACTGTCCAGTACAAATTGTACGCCGCGGTTATACATTTCGGGTCCAGTGTGGACTCCGGACATTATTACACATTCGCCAGAGACAGTGATGACTGGTACAAGTTTAACGATTGTTCAGTAGTGAAAACGAGTGCGGAGGATTTGTGCCGTCTGAGACAGCTGGAAACACCGTACATTTTATTCTACTGCCGGCAAGACTGCCCCGATCCTGAAAATTTGCCGCGTACATTGCTTTCAAATCGGTTACAGTTGGTTTTGTCTAAGGACCTTTCCGAGTACGAGATCGAACGAAAAAAGCCACTGAAGTCGTACAATACCAAACAAAATAGCAACGACGAACCGCCACCGCCCGGATGTGGGGGAGGTGGATTCAACAGTAACAATAGTAATATGTTTGTATGCtaa
- the LOC109599409 gene encoding LITAF domain-containing protein produces the protein MSKNSSSAPPPYGPPPAAPPTYAQAVGGVPPTSPYIPNHKILNHGPEILTTVVPVGSNATHMICPHCHVEIDTTTKTKPGLIAYLAGALICLIGCPLGCCLIPCCIDKCMDVEHICPNCRSYLGTYKR, from the exons ATGAGTAAAAATTCATCTTCAGCTCCTCCACCGTACGGTCCTCCGCCAGCTGCACCCCCAACTTATGCGCAGGCTGTTGGTGGTGTCCCCCCGACTAGTCCATACATACCCAATCATAAAA TACTGAATCATGGGCCTGAAATTTTAACGACGGTTGTGCCGGTTGGATCGAATGCCACTCACATGATATGTCCGCATTGTCATGTGGAAATCGACACGACAACCAAAACCAAACCAGGATTAATAGCCTACTTAGCTGGCGCCCTAATCTGTCTCATTGG aTGTCCCCTTGGTTGCTGTCTGATTCCCTGCTGCATAGACAAGTGCATGGACGTTGAGCACATCTGTCCAAATTGTCGATCATATCTCGGAACCTATAAGAGATAA
- the LOC109599414 gene encoding SOSS complex subunit B homolog yields the protein MDYVLIKDMRPGLKNINAVFIVLEVSHPTLTKENREVRTFKVADPSACINASVWDEAGQLLIPGDIVRLTKGYVSMWRNCLTLYTSKGGDLQKIGEFCLVFNEQLNMSEPNQVLPQMPSVCGPPNNLPINNGTNNGAGRVGPPAPPPIVTTSAPMHNNTAGPAKPTPSNTNRMAGNGPPAPTDNQKRSRGNRGGPHRNRHNRT from the coding sequence ATGGACTACGTCCTAATTAAGGACATGCGTCctggtttaaaaaatataaacgcaGTGTTCATTGTGTTGGAGGTCAGCCACCCCACCCTGACCAAGGAAAACCGCGAAGTTCGAACGTTCAAAGTGGCGGACCCGAGTGCCTGTATAAATGCCAGTGTTTGGGACGAGGCGGGACAATTGCTGATTCCAGGTGACATTGTTCGACTGACGAAAGGATATGTGTCGATGTGGAGGAACTGTCTCACTTTGTACACGTCCAAAGGAGGAGACCTTCAGAAAATTGGTGAATTCTGtcttgttttcaatgaacagTTGAATATGAGTGAGCCAAATCAAGTGTTACCGCAAATGCCCTCGGTATGTGGACCTCCAAACAACTTGCCTATTAATAACGGAACAAATAATGGGGCGGGAAGAGTGGGTCCACCCGCACCTCCCCCCATAGTCACAACATCAGCCCCCATGCACAATAACACAGCTGGACCGGCCAAACCTACTCCTAGTAATACTAATCGAATGGCAGGCAATGGGCCTCCTGCACCCACGGATAATCAGAAGAGGTCTAGAGGGAACAGGGGTGGACCACATAGGAATAGGCATAATCGTACATAa
- the LOC109599410 gene encoding solute carrier family 35 member C2: MFNIQKAKYSPVENDIEEETETVDFEPMKRKLCTPTCLRSSIFTSLLIGSYYIPSIGLTFYQRWLLQEFRFPLMTVIVHMTVKLILAAIIRQILIKVQKQERVKMEWRDHVVQIAPTGVCSGIDISFSNWGLELITVSLYTMTKSTTIVFILFFSIFFKLEKKSWTLCGIVGMITVGLVLFTYKATQFNVLGFVLLLLASISSGLRWTCVQMLLQKSKLGMKNPVDMIYHMQPWMIASVLPFALWIEGANVYKYLSTYEYDSLVQLGTKVFFGAFLAFYLEFSEVMLVTYTSSLTLSIAGIFKEVVILALAVEMNGDILTPINVVGLIVCLCGITTHVVHKIRTTPARHLSRCDFDSERLEIQKQLIYQDPDDEEEEDVKLDDSDAEKSDSQVLFDILNRHDR, translated from the exons ATGTTTAACATACAGAAGGCCAAGTACTCGCCGGTGGAAAATGATATAGAGGAGGAGACCGAGACGGTTGATTTTGAACCAATGAAACGGAAATTGTGCACGCCGACTTGTCTCAGGTCCTCAATATTTACGTCTCTGCTAATTGGATCTTACTATATACCATCCATTGGCTTAACATTCTACCAGAGATGGCTGTTACAG GAATTTCGATTTCCGTTGATGACTGTAATAGTGCATATGACAGTGAAATTGATTCTGGCTGCGATAATAAGACAAATCCTGATAAAAGTTCAAAAACAGGAAAGGGTTAAAATGGAGTGGAGGGATCATGTTGTACAAATTGCACCAACTGGAGTATGTAGTGGAATAGATATCAGTTTTTCGAATTGGGGCTTGGAACTTATTACTGTTTCACT atATACCATGACCAAGTCAACTACAATAGTCTTTATATTGttcttttcaatatttttcaaattggaaaaaaag TCATGGACATTGTGTGGAATAGTAGGCATGATCACAGTTGGATTGGTGCTTTTCACATATAAAGCAACTCAATTCAACGTTCTCGGCTTCGTGTTACTTCTCCTGGCTTCGATTTCTAGTGGCCTGAGGTGGACATGCGTCCAAATGTTGCTTCAAAAGTCGAAACTTGGCATGAAGAATCCCGTTGATATGATCTATCACATGCAACCGTGGATGATTGCCAGCGTACTTCCTTTTGCTCTGTGGATAGAAGGTGCAAACGTGTATAAGTATTTGTCTACTTATGAATACGACTCGTTAGTTCAGTTGGGCACAAAGGTTTTCTTTGGAGCTTTCTTGGCCTTTTATTTGGAGTTCAGTGAAGTCATGCTGGTAACATATACATCCAGTTTAACTTTATCCATAGCGGGTATTTTTAAG GAGGTGGTAATTTTAGCTCTAGCTGTTGAAATGAACGGCGACATCCTGACACCAATCAACGTCGTTGGATTGATCGTGTGTCTGTGCGGAATTACCACCCACGTAGTCCACAAGATTAGGACTACGCCAGCCCGTCATTTGAGTCGTTGCGACTTTGATTCGGAGCGTTTGGAGATTCAAAAGCAGCTCATCTATCAGGATCCAGATGATGAAGAAGAGGAAGATGTGAAACTGGACGACAGCGACGCGGAAAAAAGCGACTCTCAGGTTTTGTTCGATATATTGAACAGGCATGATAGGTAG